In Desulfovibrio aminophilus, a genomic segment contains:
- a CDS encoding penicillin-binding transpeptidase domain-containing protein, whose protein sequence is MARTKKQGRDFSKFKLATVAGLFLVLLTALWLRAGYLQLYKGAQLEKLASRQSYAAEFERGQRGRILSRDGTVLATSVEAHSVYARPLDVPQPAATARKLHDILDIPEADVRKHLGSRKNFIWVKRQISDAQAKAVAEAHLEGVHLTTEYNRLYPNGHLGGQILGFVDVDGKGLEGVEAAFEDRLAAGQAKLVVQRDASGRRLYLDDQGREMDINGRDVRLSIDAHIQDLTEQALAEAVRKYEAEGGMAIVVHVQTGDILALANYPFFNPNVSRNSPAAVRRNRAALDVVEPGSTMKPFLIAAALEEKAVTPDQLFDCENGKWKVRSKIIRDDHPHRWLTVSQIIRYSSNIGMAKVAQSLGSQRVYDYLLRFGFGSRPGVTAISGGSGILHPVQSWSDIDLAAISFGQAIGVTALQMAKAYLCIANMGEAKPLRLVLDPAPDTPESSGRVVGEKAAQAVLAMMREVVEMDGTGKKARIPGVPVAGKTGTAQKAGKGGYSNERLSSFVGLIPGDNPEFLVLALVDEPKTISYGGVVAAPAVKDIASRALAYYGKLPDAPDQAEEARPDPDPSSMTAQVLPAGQPRTPGELVPDLSGLPLRRAVELLVQKGIVPVVKGRGMIVSGQKPAAGEPWPEGREGKDDVFVLILS, encoded by the coding sequence ATGGCGAGAACCAAAAAGCAAGGCCGGGACTTCAGCAAGTTCAAGCTCGCGACCGTCGCCGGCCTCTTTCTCGTCCTCCTGACGGCCCTCTGGCTGCGCGCGGGCTATCTCCAGCTCTACAAGGGCGCCCAGCTGGAAAAGCTGGCCTCACGCCAAAGCTACGCCGCCGAGTTCGAGCGCGGCCAGCGCGGGCGCATCCTCTCCCGCGACGGCACGGTGCTCGCCACCAGCGTGGAGGCCCACTCGGTCTACGCCCGGCCCCTCGACGTGCCCCAGCCCGCCGCCACCGCGCGCAAGCTGCACGACATCCTGGACATCCCCGAGGCCGATGTGCGCAAGCACCTCGGCTCGCGCAAGAACTTCATCTGGGTCAAACGCCAGATCAGCGACGCCCAGGCCAAGGCCGTGGCCGAGGCCCATCTCGAAGGCGTGCACCTGACCACAGAGTACAACCGGCTCTACCCCAACGGGCACCTGGGCGGCCAGATCCTCGGCTTCGTGGACGTGGACGGCAAGGGTCTGGAGGGCGTGGAGGCGGCCTTCGAGGACCGCCTGGCCGCCGGACAGGCCAAGCTCGTGGTCCAGCGCGACGCCTCGGGCCGCCGCCTCTACCTGGACGACCAGGGCCGGGAGATGGACATCAACGGCCGCGACGTGCGCCTGAGCATCGACGCCCACATCCAGGACCTCACCGAGCAGGCCCTGGCCGAGGCCGTGCGCAAGTACGAGGCCGAGGGCGGCATGGCCATCGTGGTCCACGTCCAGACCGGCGACATCCTGGCCCTGGCCAACTACCCCTTCTTCAACCCCAACGTGAGCCGCAACTCCCCGGCCGCCGTGCGCCGCAACCGCGCGGCCCTGGACGTGGTGGAGCCCGGCTCGACCATGAAGCCCTTCCTCATCGCCGCCGCCCTGGAGGAGAAGGCCGTCACCCCGGACCAGCTCTTCGACTGCGAGAACGGCAAGTGGAAGGTCCGCTCCAAGATCATCCGCGACGACCACCCCCACCGCTGGCTCACGGTGAGCCAGATCATCCGCTACTCCAGCAACATCGGCATGGCCAAGGTGGCCCAGTCCCTCGGCTCCCAGCGGGTCTACGACTACCTCCTGCGCTTCGGCTTCGGCTCGCGCCCCGGCGTGACCGCCATCTCCGGCGGCAGCGGCATCCTCCATCCCGTGCAGTCCTGGTCGGACATCGACCTGGCGGCCATCTCCTTCGGCCAGGCCATCGGCGTCACGGCCCTGCAGATGGCCAAGGCCTACCTCTGCATCGCCAACATGGGCGAGGCCAAGCCCCTGCGGCTCGTCCTGGATCCGGCCCCCGACACCCCGGAGAGCTCCGGCCGGGTGGTGGGCGAAAAGGCGGCCCAGGCCGTGCTGGCCATGATGCGCGAGGTGGTGGAGATGGACGGCACGGGCAAGAAGGCGCGCATCCCCGGGGTGCCCGTGGCGGGCAAGACGGGCACGGCCCAGAAGGCGGGCAAGGGCGGCTACAGCAACGAGCGCCTGTCCTCCTTCGTGGGTCTGATCCCCGGCGACAACCCGGAATTCCTGGTCCTGGCCCTGGTGGACGAACCCAAGACCATCTCCTACGGCGGCGTGGTCGCCGCGCCCGCCGTCAAGGACATTGCATCCCGGGCGCTGGCCTATTATGGGAAGCTCCCCGACGCGCCGGACCAGGCCGAGGAGGCCCGGCCCGACCCGGACCCGTCGAGCATGACGGCCCAGGTGCTTCCCGCCGGACAGCCCCGCACCCCTGGCGAACTGGTCCCGGACCTTTCCGGCCTGCCCCTGCGGCGGGCCGTGGAGCTTTTGGTGCAGAAGGGCATCGTCCCGGTCGTCAAGGGCCGGGGCATGATCGTCAGCGGACAGAAACCGGCTGCCGGCGAACCCTGGCCCGAAGGGAGGGAAGGCAAGGATGATGTTTTTGTTCTCATCCTCTCCTAG